CGTAGCAGAGCACCTTCCACGCTATTTAATAAAAGTGCACGGTCGCTATCAGGCAGTGGTGCCTGTAGTAGACCTTCTAGCAAACGGGCATTTTGTGCCAGGCTAGCGTCATGAAGCTCTTCAATTTCATGGGCGGCATAGCGATAGCTAATAAAGCCAATCACTAGCATGCTCGCACCAAACACAAGCAACGCAAGCCCCAGGGTGCGCTGGCGAATAGAACTCATAGGTTTGCCTTGTGCAACTTAATCATTACGATTTATCCATTACATAGCCAATCCCTCTCACGGTTCGGATAACCTCAGGAAATAGCTTTCGCCGCAAATGATGGATGTGCACTTCGATAGCGTTACTTTCGACATCTTCCTCCCAGCCGTACACTAATCGCGTTAAGGTATCGCGGGTGAACACACGGCCTGGGTGGCTCATAAATTCCTGCAGTAACGTTAGCTCACGGCGCGAAAGCGTGATCACTTGATGTTGATAACTCACCTGTAATGTCTGAGGGTCCAGGCTAATTCCCCGGCAGGTGAGCAAGCCGCTGGTTTGCCCTTGGCTGCGGCGCAATAAAGCACGCAGACGCGCTTTTAATTCTGCTACTTCGAAGGGTTTGGTTAGGTAGTCGTCGGCACCCGCATCCAATCCTTCAATACGGTTATCCACCGCATCGCGGGCGGTCAGAACCAAAATAGGCAGTTGGCTGCCATGCCGACGAATAGCGCGAAGTACTTCCATTCCATCGATCGTTGGCAAGCCAAGATCCAGGATGACCGCATCAAAAGGTTCATTTTTAAGCGCATGAAGAGCGTTATCACCATCGGCTAAATGATCTACCGTATAGTGCTCTGGTTTCAGCGCCATACGAATCCCCGATGCCAAGCTTGGGTCGTCTTCAACCAGTAAAATGCGCATATCGACGGATGACTCCTTTCATTCACGGCGGGCTACTCAGGAACGTAACATGACACGTCATTCTTCTTTCGGCCACCGCTCCTTAGCCTACACAGTAATGCAGTGCCCACCTGAACAACGGCGTGAAGCATTACTCCATTTGGCTGCCGTGCATGACCCTGCGCAACAACCTGCATTGCAGCATGCTTTGTCAACGGTAAAAGCTGGCCCTGACACTGTTTGGCAGGGCCTTTGGATAGCAACCCAAGCGGGCCATATCGAAGCTGCCGCCTGGGTACAGCCATTGGCTAATCAAATGGCACAGCTTTGGCTACCCAGGCAACATAATTCAGCAGCCGATGCGCTGTTGAAAGCCTTACAGGGCTGGGTAAGTAAGCAGCCGATTGCGCTATGCCATGTGGCGCTACACGACGATGCAGGCAACTGGGAAACGACGTTAGTGGCCCACGGCATGCGAGCACTTGCCTCCCTGGAGCACCTTGTGTGGCAGTGCCAAGTCGGACAATCGCACGCTAACCCGCTAACGCTACGTTCCTTCGCTGAGCTGGCTCCCACCCAGCAGCGGACGCTGGTGGCGAAGGTAAGCGAAGGCTCGTTAGATTGCCCTGGGCTTCGCGAAGTGCTCACCATTGACGCGTTGCTGGCCGGTTTTTATGACCAAGCACCGAATGCGCCAGACCATTGGTATCAGCTACAGCATCAGGGGGAAGTAGTCGGTGTACTATTGCTTGCTCCTAACCATGTTACTCAGCGCTGGTCATTGCAGTTGATGGGGCTGTTGCCTGAGTGGCGCGGCGAGGGAAGGGGCAAGGATATTATTCAACAAGCGCAGTCGTTGGTTAGCAAGGCGGGAGCCCGTGACATCACGCTCACCGTCGATACGCAAAATATCCCCGCAAAGCGTGTATATGCTCAGGCAGGGTTTACGCGTTATGCTCAGCAGCGTTTACTGGCTTGGTGTTAATCAGGCGATCGTTGGCACCGTTTTTAAACCGCTGAATAAAGCACAGAGTACGGCATAGGTTGAATTGCCGCGCTTAGTAGCATTTTCTTACGCTTGGCGTTCTCGGTATACTAATGCGATATGCACGTCTTGGCGTCTCGGTTGCCGAAGGTTGATGATGTCGCTGCCGCGCGCAGGGGTTAAGCACAAAACGTTTTATGACAAAACTCAAGAGGTGGTGAGAGTGAAATCTAAGCTGATCATGAGCGGGCTGGCGGCCCTAGGCGTCATGGCAGGCACATCCGGTGCTTATGCCCAAGACGCAGCACGTGACGCAATCGCTGAGCGCCTAGCGCCGGTAGGTCAACTCTGTTTGCAAGGCCAAGACTGTGGTACCGCAGCAGCACCGGCCGCCGCTAGTAGCGGCGGCGGCGGTGAGATTGATGGCGCGGGTATCTATAACAATATCTGTATGGCGTGCCACGAAACCGGCGCTGCTGGCGCTCCGGTTCGTGGCGACGAAGCCGCTTGGTCTGAGCGTACCGAGCAAGGCTTCGCGACATTGCTAGACCACTCGATTAACGGTATTGGTGCGATGCCTGCTCGTGGCGGCAACCCCAACCTGTCAGATGAAGAGATGGAAGCGGCGACAGCGTATTTAGTAGAACCAGTGATGGAAGTGCCAGAACTGGGCGGTGGCGAAGAAGCGGCTGCGGAGGCAACTGAAGAGAGCGCTAGCGACGATATGGCCGCGGCAGATGATGCCAGTGCTGACGAAGCCACCGCAGATGCTGCGGCCAGCGAAGAAGAAGCGGTCGCCAGTGAAGAAGAAGCTTCCAGCGGTGGCAACGGTTTAGATGGCGAAGCGCTTTATGCCAGTGCTGGTTGTGTGGCTTGCCACGCAGCAGGCGTTGCCGGTGCCCCTTTGATTGGCGATGCTGACGCTTGGGCGCCACGCCTTGAGCAGGGTGTCGATGCACTTTACCAAAGCGTGTTTAACGGTAAAGGCGTGATGCCACCGCGTGGTGGTAGCAGTGCTTCTGACGAAGAGATTATGGCCGTTGTAGACTACATGGTGTCAGAAGTGCAATAAGCAGTTTTGCGATAATCGATGTGTAATCTATCCACAGGTGGGTTTTGAAACTCCCTGTGGATATTTTTTTGTGTTTTATTTTATTCTTACTTGTCGTTAACCCAACAAAGAACGCAGCCCGGCAATCGCGTCTTGCCCGCGTGCCTGCTTTTTCTCGGGGTCTTCTTTATCGGCACGGCCCTCCCACTCCAAATCATCAGCGGGCAGTTCGTCTAAAAAACGGCTGGGCTGGCAGTCCATCAGTTCACCATACGCTTTACGCTGGCGGGCTAGCGTCAGCGTTAGCGTGCGCCTTGCCCGTGTAATGCCAACGTAAGCCAAGCGGCGCTCCTCTTCCACAGTGCCCATCTCAATGGCGTTGCGGTGGGGCAACAAATCTTCTTCTAAACCCATCAAATACACATGGGGAAACTCCAGCCCTTTCGAGGCGTGCATGGTAAGTAGCTGCACACGGTCGGAGTCGTCTTCTTCAGCCTGCTGCTCAAGAATATCCCGCAGCACAAGGCGGGAAATAGCAGCCTCTACGCCATCGGTTTCCGTCGCAGTGGAATCATCAGCATCTTCCGGGTCACGGTTGAGCGACTTTTCTAGCTGATCAATCAAAATCCATACGTTGGCCATGCGCCGCTCAGCGACGGTTGGGGCGCTGGCGTTTTGGTATAACCACGCCTCGTAATCCATATCGCGCAGCATGTCGCGAATGGCTGCGATGGCATCGTCTTGATCCATGCGTTTGCGCACGCCATCAATAAAGTGCGTAAAGCGTGAAAGCCGCTCCACGGCCCGAGTCGGCAGCGTTTGCTCTAACCCCAGCTCGTGGCAGGCAGCAAACAGCGAAATAGAGCGTTCAGTTGCATAGTTGGCCAGCTTTTCCAGCGTGCCGGGGCCTATTTCACGGCGGGGCACGTTCACAATGCGTAAAAAGGCATTGTCATCGGCGGGATTAATTAACAACCGCAGATAGGCCATGGTGTCCTTGATCTCGTTGCGAGAGAAAAACGACGTACCGCCGGAAAGCTTGTAGGGAATTTGGTAGTGCTGCAGCTTGAGCTCTAATAAACGTGCCTGAAAATTACCCCGATAGAGCACCGCAAAATCTCGCCATTCTGCTTTCTCTTTGATGCGCCGGGTTAGCATTTCGCTGGCTACCCGCTCTGACTCCGCCTCTTCATGGCGGTTGACGATGACTCGGATAGGCGCGCCGTCGCCCATATCTGACCATAGCGTTTTATCGTAAACGTGGGGGTTGTTGGCAATTAACGTGTTGGCCGCGCGCAAAATGGTGCCGGTCGAGCGGTAGTTCTGCTCCAGCTTGATAACGTTCAGGCGTGGGAAGTCTTCGCCAAGGGTCACCAAGTTTTCAGGCCTTGCCCCGCGCCACGCGTAGATCGACTGATCGTCGTCGCCAACCACGGTAAAGGTAGCCCGCTCCGCCATCAGCAGTTTCACCAACAGGTACTGGGAAACATTAGTGTCCTGATACTCATCCACTAGCATGTAGTGGATTTTGTTCCGCCAGCGGGCCAGTGCCTCTGGGTCACGTTGTAGCAGAACCACCGGCAGTAGAATCAGGTCGTCAAAATCCACCGCGTTATAGGCTTTTAAGTGGCGCACGTAAGCTTCATAAACCCGTGCGGCAAAGTGCTCGTCATCATCCGCGGCAAAAGAAAGCGCGTCACTGGGTAGCACTAAGTCGTTCTTCCACGTGGATATTTTGCTCTGCACTGCGTTGATCTGCTCGGCGTCTACCTGAGCGTCTTTGTTCATCAAATCGCGCAGCAGTGCTTTGGCATCTTCTGGGTCAAACAATGAAAAGCCCGGCTTGTAGCCCAGGGTTTTTAGCTCGCCGCGAATAATATTTAGGCCTAAATTGTGAAACGTCGACACCGTTAGCCCGTGGCCCTCTTTACCCTTCAGCATTTGCCCAACGCGCTCTTTCATCTCTCTGGCGGCTTTATTGGTAAAGGTAACCGCCGCTATTTTGCGCGCGCTCATGCCGCACTCTTGCACCAGATAGGCGATTTTAGTGGTAATAACACTGGTTTTACCTGAACCCGCACCCGCCAGGACCAAGCAGGGGCCGTCAATATAGCGCACCGCTTCTTGCTGGCGCGGGTTTAGCCCTTTAATGCGGCTAAGAATGCTCTTTGGCGGTTGGGGCGTCATGGTGAAGGGTGACCTCTACAAGTGTTTCTTGGCAAATTCCATTACAATCAGCGGCGCTGGGCGAACGCACAATGAGTTAATAATAGGCAGGTGGTAATGTTTGAAGTAGCGCTATTTGAACCGCGTATGGCACCCAACACGGGTAACATTATGCGCCTGGTGGCTAACAATGGCTGCCGATTACATTTAATTGAACCGCTGGGCTTTGATCTCGAAGAGAAAAAGCTGCGCCGCGCCGGGTTAGATTACCGCGACCTAGCCAATGTTACCCGCCATGCTGATTTTACGGCGTTTCAAGCGGCGATGCAGGAGCGCACGATATGGGCGATTACCACCAAAGGCACCCGCGCTCACAGCGACGCGGCTTTCGTGCCGGGCGATGTACTGCTGTTCGGTTCGGAAACCGCAGGGCTGTCGCCCCAGGTCCATGCTGCGCTACCCGCAGAACAGAAGCTGCGCATCCCCATGCAGCCCAATAACCGCAGCTTGAACCTTTCCAACGCCGTTGCCATCGTCAGCTATGAGGCGTGGCGCCAGCAAGATTATGCTGGCGCATTAGGCAGTGAGTGATAGATGGAGCGACTAGCCGGTGATGCCGTAGCGGTCGCGATAAGCGCGTACGGCCTCAGCGTAAGCAAGCATTTCGCCGCCAGCATGCTCTTCAAGGTAAGTAAGCACTTGCTCTAAGGTGACAATACTGACAACCGGCATGCCGTACTGAGCCTGAACTTCCTGGATAGCACTTTGTTCGCCCTGGCCGCGCTCTTGGCGATCTAGCGCAATAATCACGCCACCCGCGCGGGCACCGCTTTGCTCAATTAGGCTCATCACTTCACGGATAGCAGTCCCGGCAGTAATCACGTCATCAATGATCAAAATATCGCCGGTCAGTGGTGCGCCAACAATATTGCCACCTTCGCCATGGGTTTTGGCCTCTTTACGGTTAAACGCGTAGGGCATATCGCGGTCATGGTGGTCAGCTAAGGCCGCAGCGGTGACCGCCGCCAAGGGAATGCCTTTATAGGCTGGGCCAAACAACACATCTGCCTGCAGGCCACTATCGACAATCGCTTGGGCATAAAACCGGCCCAGCTTGGCCAAGGCACGACCGGTTTGAAACAGGCCTGCATTGAAAAAGTAAGGGCTTACTCGCCCCGACTTAAGCGTGAACTCGCCAAACTTGAGCACGCCCTGCTCAATAGCGAAGGCAATGAAATCGCGCTGATAGGGTTGTAGAGTGGTGGCCACGGCGGTCTTCTCTTGTCGATAGGAATGTAAGTAAACGCAACAATAAAACGGGGTTAAATAGCAAGATTTGGTTTGTCTATTTACCCAAACGTCTAAACGTCGGGTATCATACAGCAGCGACGCAAAAGGGACGATTTATGAAAATTGCCAGCATCAATGTCAATGGTATACGTGATGCCGTCGATCGTGGCTTCCTGGACTGGCTGGCTCAGCAGGATGCCGACGTGATCTGCGTGCAGAACATCAAGGCAAAAAGTTTTGAACTGGACGACCATATTCTCTATCCGGAAGGCTACGAAGGCTATTTCCTGGATGCAGAAGAAGATGGTTTCTCCGGTGTGGCACTCTATTGCCGCAAAATTCCCAAGGCGATTATGTACGGCCTTGGGTTCCCTCAGTGTGATCACGAAGGGCGCTTTCTGCAGGCGGATTATGACCGCTTCAGCATCGCCACCTTCTTGATGCCTGATGGAAGTGATCAAAAAGCCAAACAGGCGTTTATGGAGCAGTACCAAGAGTACCTAACGAAGATGTCGCGCAAACGTCGCGAATACATCATCTGTGGTACCTGGCACGTTGCCCATAAAACCATCGATTTGGCCAACTGGTCGGATAATCAGCTTACCTCTGGTTTTCGCCCGGAAGAGCGTGCCTGGATGGATCAGGTGCTTGGCCCAACCGGCTTTATCGACACTTTCCGCGAAATTAATCGCGATGCTGGCGAATATACCTGGTGGCCAAAGCTCGACCAAGACGTGCCCCGTGAGCGCCAAGAAGGCTGGCGGATCGACTACCAGCTGGTCGGGCCCAACTTCCGTCGCCATGTGGTCGACGCGTGGATTGATTACGATGCGACCTTCTCTGAGTTCGCACCGCTGATCGTTGAGTATGACTTAGCGCTGTAAGCGCTCACTTTCCCGCGTCGCATTACCCGTCTCAGCAACAGGCCAGCTTAAAAGCTGGCCTGTTTGCGTAAGTGCGTTGAGTACTTGCTAAATAATGGCTTAGCCGCGAATACCCAGTGCTTCGCGCTGTTTTTCGCGCAGCTCGGAGCCCGCTTTCTCAGCGAGATCAAGCATCGCATTCAGCTCGGTACGGTTAAACGCGCCTGCTTCCGCGGTGCCCTGCACTTCAATCAGCTCGCCACTTTCAGTCATCACTACGTTCAGATCGGTGTCAGCTTTGCTATCTTCCGGATAATCCAAGTCCAGTACCGGCACGCCTTTATAAATACCCACCGAAATTGCGCTAACCAGCTGTTTAAAGGGATCACCTTTGATCTTCTTCTCACGCTGCAGATAACGAATGGCATCTACCAGCGCCACACAGCCGCCAGTAATCGACGCGGTACGGGTGCCGCCGTCGGCCTGGATCACATCGCAATCCACGGTAATGGTGAATTCGCCCAACTTCTTCAAGTTAATCGCTGCGCGCAGGCTACGGCCTATCAAACGCTGAATTTCCAGCGTCCGGCCACCTTGTTTGCCACGCGTCGCTTCACGGCCACTGCGGGTGTGAGTGGCACGGGGCAACATGCCGTACTCAGCGGTAATCCAACCCTGATTTTTGCCACGCAGCCAGCGTGGTACGCCCGCTTCTACGCTCGCATTACACAGCACCTTGGTATCGCCAAACTCCACCAGTACCGAACCTTCTGCATGGCGGGTGTAATCGCGGGTTATGCGAATTTCACGGAGCTGGTCGGCTTCACGACCGCTAGGGCGAACAACATCAGGACGCATAGCACCTCACATCAATTTAACAGTGGGAAAGCCCTCTATTGTACACGTCAACGCCACCGCTGATGGGCCTATTCAAGGCAGACGTATCTACCAGCACAAGATCGGTTAGACTGACCTAAATGCGCGATGAACAGGAAACTTTAATGGCCAACCTACGCCACGTACACAGCATGACCGCCTTTGCCCGCACCGAGCAGGCCGCCCCGTTTGGCACCCTGCAGGTAGAAATCCGCTCGGTGAATCAGCGTTATCTGGAACCGCACTTTCGCCTGCCCGACGCTCTACGCGAGCTAGAACCGGTGCTGCGCGACGCCTTACGCACACGCCTAGCGCGGGGGAAAGTAGAGTGCAGTCTGCGTTTTGAAGCCGCTGAAGCCAACCAAGCCCCTGCAGTTAACGCCCAGCGCTTAAAAGAAATAGCCGATGCCCTGGCCGCCATTCAGCAACAGGTGCCCAGTGCCGTGCCGCCCACCACGCTGGCGTTGCTTAACCAACCCGGCGTTATGGAAACCCAGCACCTCGATCAAGACGTCATTAAAGCCGCCGCCAAAAACCTGTTTGACCAAGCGCTAGACGAGTTGATCGACGCCCGCGCCCGAGAAGGCGAAAAACTCGCTGAGATGATCACCACTCGCCTATCGGCTGTGAGTGAACAAGTCGCCACCGTGCGCAGCTTGCTGCCGCAAATTTTAGAGCGCCAGCGCGCCCAACTGCTAGAGCGCCTGGAAGTCGCCAAAACCGAACTCGACCCTCAACGTTTGGAAGCCGAGCTGGTACTGGTGGCACAGAAAGCCGACGTAGACGAAGAACTGGACCGCCTAACAGCGCATGTGCAAGAAGTCAGCCGCCAGCTGGCCCAAAAAGGCCCCAAAGGCCGCCGCCTGGATTTCCTAATGCAGGAACTCAACCGCGAAGCTAACACGCTATCGTCAAAATCGGTTGTGGCTGAGACAACCCGCTGCGCAGTGGAGTTAAAGGTGCTAATTGAGCAGATGCGGGAACAGATTCAGAATATTGAGTGAAAATTATGAGCCAAGCGACACCCTGGAGCGCAATCGAGGTAGAGGCGACTGTCCTCACCTACCGACAGATGCTGGTGGCGGAGCTAAGCGGGCGCTCGTAGTAGGGAGTGCTAATTTCGAGCTCCAGTGCCCTAGCGTTCCAGCTTTGGGTGATCGCTTCGTGCAAATACTAATCGCGAGCTTGGGCGTTTTCCACTCGCAGCAGGGTTCGATAGTGAGTCCAGCTCAATTCGGTACGCACTGCGTTCCGTTTTGGAAAGCTTTGATAAAACTGGCGCATATTGCGTAGGTTGCGGACATCAAAGCCTTTGCCCAGCTGCTCGGTAAGCTGTTGTGAGAGCTGCTGTAGCGGTTGCTTACCATACTCAGCACGATTATTGTCCTGCTGTTCGTGCTCGACAATTAAACGACCTATTTCCCAGTAGCTTTGTACCATGGCCGTATTCACGGCTTGGCGCACTTGACCGCGTGCTTGTTCTATCCGCAGTTCAGGTTGGGCTGATGTTGGCTGAGAACAGCACGCCTGCCATTCCCATGAGTAAAGTTATTGCCCACGAACTTGAAATTCTGGGCAGTCATGGCATGCAGGCCCACCGTTATGACGCCATGCTGGCGATGATACAGTCTGGCAAGCTGGCACCTGAAAAGCTTATCGGCAAGCGGATCACTCTGGAGCAGTCGATTGATGCGCTGATGAGCATGGATAAGTTCGAAGGGGCGGGCGTAACGGTGGTACCGAGTTTTGAGATAACGGGCTTCAGCATCACTGCCCGTTCTAAATTGAAAGGCTTAGGTAAGACTGACGCTAATAGCATCGAGGGCGTTGAATTAGCATCTACTCACGATGTGTGGTGTGCGGTAGGCTCACTAATTGCTTCCAACCTGATTGGACACCCTCATGCTCACCTTGCGCACTGTCACTTTCACGCTTCTGGTCGTTATTCTCGGCATACTGCCCATCAACGCTTACGCAAACGAATCAACTTGGCAGGCGCTGCAGGAAGGCGGCTTGGTGATTCTGATGCGTCACGCACTGGCTCCAGGCATTGGTGATCCGGCTGGGTTTGAGCTTTCTCAGTGCGATACACAGCGTAACCTTTCAGCCCAGGGGCGCGCTCAGGCTGAGGCGATTGGTCGTTCATTTCGTGAGCGGGATGTGCCTATTGCCTCGGTGTATTCGTCTCGCTGGTGCCGGGCGCTGGAAACTGCTGAGCTAATGGCGTTGAGCCGCGTGGAGCCAACCCCATGGTTAGATTCGTTTTTTCGTCAGCGCAGTGAGCGAGGTGCACGCACGCAAACGGCGCGTGAGCACATAGCTGCTTGGCATGGCCCAGGTAATTTGCTGCTGGTGACCCATCAGGTCAATATTACGGCGCTCACAGGCGGTGGAGTGAGCTCAGGCGAAATGATCGTCGTGCGCCCAACGGGCGATTCGTTTCAGATGGTGGGCCGGTTGAACGATGAGTAGGCGATGACCGCTAATCGCTAGCGGGCGTTTTAAGTAGCATTAGTGCTTCCTTAATGGTTTTTATTAGTCAATTAAAAATCAAAGTGTTAAAGAAACACTTTTTAGCAGTTTAATTAATTCATGATTTTTAGCGTTAATTATTAATGCGATAATTGTTTCTTATTGTTTAATTTAAAGCCTTGGGTGATATTTAGTTGCCCGGTTTTAAAGGCTGGTATATAAAAGCTTGTCTTTGTTGTAGGCGATTAGTTGAATGAGTTTTTACACTGAGTCGCTATGACAGAATTTAACAATGTGGTTAGTTTTTAAGAACTAGTTTCTTACTTTTGATTAATTAAACAAGAGTCGTGCACTGAGTGCGCGCATTACTGCGTACACATGAATAAGTGCCTTGTCGGTGCTTAATTAGCTGGCGCGGTGTTCCCAATGGTGCTTGGACATTAGAGGAGTAGGGATATGAAAAAGTACGCAGCGGAGTTAATCGGTACGTTTTGGTTAGTGTTGGGTGGTTGTGGCAGCGCGGTGCTAGCGGCGGCTTTCCCAGACGTAGGTATTGGCCTATTAGGGGTATCGCTGGCCTTTGGTTTAACGGTTGTCACGATGGCGTATGCGATTGGGCATATTTCGGGCTGCCATTTAAACCCTGCGGTATCGATAGGGCTTTGGGTGGGCGGGCGCTTCCCTGCAAAAGAGTTGCCTTACTATATTGGCGCGCAAGTGCTGGGTGCTATTGTTGCCGGCGGTGTGCTGTATCTTATTGCGAGTGGTCAGGCGGGTTTTGATGTGTCGGCTGGATTTGCATCCAATGGGTATGGAGAGCATTCACCCGGCGGTTACAGCATGATGGCAGCACTACTCATTGAAGTCGTGATGACCATGATGTTTATCTTCATCATTATGGGGGCAACCGATGGTCGTGCACCGGCAGGCTTTGCGCCTTTGGCGATTGGCTTGGGCTTAACGCTTATTCACCTGATCAGCATTCCGGTGACCAATACCTCGGTGAATCCAGCGCGCAGTACGGGCGTTGCGCTGTATGTGGGTGATTGGGCGACGGCTCAGCTGTGGTTGTTCTGGGTAGCGCCAATGATCGGTGCGGCGTTAGGGGCATTAGCGTATCGCTTTATTGCTCAGCCTGAGGCACTCATAGCCCCGCCATCGCCTTCTGATCACGATGATGATCTGACGGGTAAGATCGTTCCTTAAAGCGGTTCTCCACGATAGTAGTGCCATAAAAATAGCGACCCCACGCTACGCCAGGGCCCCCAGTGTTCGACTAACTGGCGAGCCTGTTTAGGCGTGGGTTTGCCTTCCCGTTTTTTTAGACGGCCAAGCGCTACACGTAAAGCAAGGTCGTCGGCGGGAAATATATCCATGCGCTGGAGCGAAAACATCAGGTAAATTTCGGCGCTCCAGCGTCCAAAGCCACGCAGTTGAGTGATGGCGGCAATCGCCTCGTCATCGCTCAGCAATGCCAGCCCATCGGCGCTGAACGTGCCTGCAAGCTCTGCCTCCGCCAGCCCTTTGGCATACGCCACTTTGCGCCAGGAAAGCCCTGCATCTCTCAGCGCTTGGTCTTCAACGTCCATCACCGCCTTTGCGCTCAATTCGGGCAGCAGTGCCTTCACACGGCTCATAATGGCGCGAGCTGCTTCCGTCGAAATCTGCTGGCTAACAATCGTGCTAAAAAACGTTGCGAAGCCTTGGTCGCGTTGGCGCGGCTCGGGTGCGCCAACGAGTGGATAGGCACGGGCGATATCTGGGTCGACCTTAGCGAGTGCGGCCATGGCGCGTTCGATAGTCTCAAGTGTCATGAATATTCCACCTGCTTATAAATTTAAAAACACACTAACAAAATAGGCCATTAGCGTTGTAACCCCTTTGGAATTATCTTATTCGCCCGCTAACTTTTTTGGCGTCGCATATTTCTACTTTTGTCTAATCCTGCGATCATTTGCCGCTATAAAAGACCGTTTTGTTGATCAGGCGTTGAATGCGCTTGGGGAGAAAAGTATGCAGGCGTCGTCATCGGGATTGGCACGTAACCCGCGGTTGGCAGAAGTCGTGTTGGCGTTAGGTGGGTTTGG
This genomic window from Halomonas sp. TD01 contains:
- a CDS encoding response regulator transcription factor: MRILLVEDDPSLASGIRMALKPEHYTVDHLADGDNALHALKNEPFDAVILDLGLPTIDGMEVLRAIRRHGSQLPILVLTARDAVDNRIEGLDAGADDYLTKPFEVAELKARLRALLRRSQGQTSGLLTCRGISLDPQTLQVSYQHQVITLSRRELTLLQEFMSHPGRVFTRDTLTRLVYGWEEDVESNAIEVHIHHLRRKLFPEVIRTVRGIGYVMDKS
- a CDS encoding GNAT family N-acetyltransferase, which codes for MTRHSSFGHRSLAYTVMQCPPEQRREALLHLAAVHDPAQQPALQHALSTVKAGPDTVWQGLWIATQAGHIEAAAWVQPLANQMAQLWLPRQHNSAADALLKALQGWVSKQPIALCHVALHDDAGNWETTLVAHGMRALASLEHLVWQCQVGQSHANPLTLRSFAELAPTQQRTLVAKVSEGSLDCPGLREVLTIDALLAGFYDQAPNAPDHWYQLQHQGEVVGVLLLAPNHVTQRWSLQLMGLLPEWRGEGRGKDIIQQAQSLVSKAGARDITLTVDTQNIPAKRVYAQAGFTRYAQQRLLAWC
- a CDS encoding c-type cytochrome; its protein translation is MKSKLIMSGLAALGVMAGTSGAYAQDAARDAIAERLAPVGQLCLQGQDCGTAAAPAAASSGGGGEIDGAGIYNNICMACHETGAAGAPVRGDEAAWSERTEQGFATLLDHSINGIGAMPARGGNPNLSDEEMEAATAYLVEPVMEVPELGGGEEAAAEATEESASDDMAAADDASADEATADAAASEEEAVASEEEASSGGNGLDGEALYASAGCVACHAAGVAGAPLIGDADAWAPRLEQGVDALYQSVFNGKGVMPPRGGSSASDEEIMAVVDYMVSEVQ
- the rep gene encoding DNA helicase Rep — protein: MTPQPPKSILSRIKGLNPRQQEAVRYIDGPCLVLAGAGSGKTSVITTKIAYLVQECGMSARKIAAVTFTNKAAREMKERVGQMLKGKEGHGLTVSTFHNLGLNIIRGELKTLGYKPGFSLFDPEDAKALLRDLMNKDAQVDAEQINAVQSKISTWKNDLVLPSDALSFAADDDEHFAARVYEAYVRHLKAYNAVDFDDLILLPVVLLQRDPEALARWRNKIHYMLVDEYQDTNVSQYLLVKLLMAERATFTVVGDDDQSIYAWRGARPENLVTLGEDFPRLNVIKLEQNYRSTGTILRAANTLIANNPHVYDKTLWSDMGDGAPIRVIVNRHEEAESERVASEMLTRRIKEKAEWRDFAVLYRGNFQARLLELKLQHYQIPYKLSGGTSFFSRNEIKDTMAYLRLLINPADDNAFLRIVNVPRREIGPGTLEKLANYATERSISLFAACHELGLEQTLPTRAVERLSRFTHFIDGVRKRMDQDDAIAAIRDMLRDMDYEAWLYQNASAPTVAERRMANVWILIDQLEKSLNRDPEDADDSTATETDGVEAAISRLVLRDILEQQAEEDDSDRVQLLTMHASKGLEFPHVYLMGLEEDLLPHRNAIEMGTVEEERRLAYVGITRARRTLTLTLARQRKAYGELMDCQPSRFLDELPADDLEWEGRADKEDPEKKQARGQDAIAGLRSLLG
- a CDS encoding tRNA (cytidine(34)-2'-O)-methyltransferase, translating into MFEVALFEPRMAPNTGNIMRLVANNGCRLHLIEPLGFDLEEKKLRRAGLDYRDLANVTRHADFTAFQAAMQERTIWAITTKGTRAHSDAAFVPGDVLLFGSETAGLSPQVHAALPAEQKLRIPMQPNNRSLNLSNAVAIVSYEAWRQQDYAGALGSE
- the pyrE gene encoding orotate phosphoribosyltransferase gives rise to the protein MATTLQPYQRDFIAFAIEQGVLKFGEFTLKSGRVSPYFFNAGLFQTGRALAKLGRFYAQAIVDSGLQADVLFGPAYKGIPLAAVTAAALADHHDRDMPYAFNRKEAKTHGEGGNIVGAPLTGDILIIDDVITAGTAIREVMSLIEQSGARAGGVIIALDRQERGQGEQSAIQEVQAQYGMPVVSIVTLEQVLTYLEEHAGGEMLAYAEAVRAYRDRYGITG
- a CDS encoding exodeoxyribonuclease III — translated: MKIASINVNGIRDAVDRGFLDWLAQQDADVICVQNIKAKSFELDDHILYPEGYEGYFLDAEEDGFSGVALYCRKIPKAIMYGLGFPQCDHEGRFLQADYDRFSIATFLMPDGSDQKAKQAFMEQYQEYLTKMSRKRREYIICGTWHVAHKTIDLANWSDNQLTSGFRPEERAWMDQVLGPTGFIDTFREINRDAGEYTWWPKLDQDVPRERQEGWRIDYQLVGPNFRRHVVDAWIDYDATFSEFAPLIVEYDLAL
- the rph gene encoding ribonuclease PH, which codes for MRPDVVRPSGREADQLREIRITRDYTRHAEGSVLVEFGDTKVLCNASVEAGVPRWLRGKNQGWITAEYGMLPRATHTRSGREATRGKQGGRTLEIQRLIGRSLRAAINLKKLGEFTITVDCDVIQADGGTRTASITGGCVALVDAIRYLQREKKIKGDPFKQLVSAISVGIYKGVPVLDLDYPEDSKADTDLNVVMTESGELIEVQGTAEAGAFNRTELNAMLDLAEKAGSELREKQREALGIRG
- a CDS encoding YicC/YloC family endoribonuclease, with the protein product MANLRHVHSMTAFARTEQAAPFGTLQVEIRSVNQRYLEPHFRLPDALRELEPVLRDALRTRLARGKVECSLRFEAAEANQAPAVNAQRLKEIADALAAIQQQVPSAVPPTTLALLNQPGVMETQHLDQDVIKAAAKNLFDQALDELIDARAREGEKLAEMITTRLSAVSEQVATVRSLLPQILERQRAQLLERLEVAKTELDPQRLEAELVLVAQKADVDEELDRLTAHVQEVSRQLAQKGPKGRRLDFLMQELNREANTLSSKSVVAETTRCAVELKVLIEQMREQIQNIE
- a CDS encoding DUF1016 N-terminal domain-containing protein, coding for MRIEQARGQVRQAVNTAMVQSYWEIGRLIVEHEQQDNNRAEYGKQPLQQLSQQLTEQLGKGFDVRNLRNMRQFYQSFPKRNAVRTELSWTHYRTLLRVENAQARD